GGTGGTGCTTTGGTGGTTGTGTGTGGCACATTTTGAGTTTGTTCCTTAGTCACAGAATAGTGATATAGAGTGTACAGGTCTAGTAGTATATGCGCGTTATGTAGAATGACTCTTTATTTCTTTGATCTTCTTGTTTAAGCTTCTTCCTGAAAAATAAAGAGTTGGTCTAATGGTACAGCTCGATTGAAGCTTGTATATCTCAACCTTGGCTCATTAGCTttcaaaaggaaaacaaaaggaGATGGAAGCTTGGAGTGAATACTAAATAGAGCTTGATAATCTCATTTCCggatgtgtttttcctatgctCGTTGCGCTTGACTAATGAGTTGATCAAGTTAATAATGTGCTAATATTTACTGCAAAATACATGCTTATAATCTCATAAACGAAGTTACAATTATTTAACAGTTCTTCCTGCTgctatttagtttttttttctagcatcaGTTTGAAGATGGGACAGGTATTTTGAGTGTATATTGTGGAGGCTTACCTGTTTGGTTTGGGGTACTCAGGATGGAGATGAGAGAAATGATGGAGGGTGGCAGACTGTTGGTGAGAAAAAGCATCATGGAAGGCCACAGCAGGTTTGCTTTTGGTTTTCTAACAATTAGATACAATAACATCTGCAAATGTTATAACTTACTGAGATTTTTAGGTATCTGTTTTTGAGTCAATTTGAGCCCATGTTTATACTCAAGGTCAACTGACTACTATAAATACCCCGACACCCCGTATCACTGTTCTTGTTTGGCTGAATAAAGTCAATAAACttattacatattattttctaaaagatATTTAACGTCTGTCAGTTGATGCTGTCTTTGAACTGGTTAGCATGCAAAAAGGGCCCCTAAGCTATTCCATTTTGTTCAACCAAACCCCTTTTCTTAACTTGTTGATTTGAGCCCCTGAGATATCTACAATGTGTAATCAAGCATTCTATTGCACTCTCTGTTATATGACAAAATGAGCCCCAAGTGTCAGGCACAGTTGACCAACAATCTTTCAGGTTTTGAGCAATACCATTGACCAATACTTTGAAGCTTTATGTATCAGCCCAAGCACTTTGGTTTATTGTACTTTTTGAGAACTTTAGTGTTTGCATCGTTCTACCACTGTCAGAGTCAGTTACCCTTTTATAAATGAACTGATCGTCAGTTTCCATTTCACAATATGAGATCGCCGTATTAATATATTCTGAGCTTCCTTATCCTGTCTGAATTCTGAGCACCTTCATAATTACTATACTATACAGTCTGAAGCATGGAATGCATACAGAAGGCCACCATCTGAACAACAGTACTGTGAGGATGCTGGTCAGATCCACCATGGCCTAAATGTAGAACCAACCAGGGAGGAGCTCAACAGCTTATCAAGAGCTTGTAGCCGGCTGTGGGAACTCGATATGAACCGCCTAACACCTGGTAAGGACTACAGAATCGAATGTGGCGAAGGGAAGAAGGTATATCAGAAGGGTGATATGGCATCTGAAACTTTGTTCAGCTGGCTAGGCGATGATGTGCTTAGAAAGCCCACCTACTCTCGTTTCTGCGCGCTTCTTGACAATTACAATCCACATCAAGGGTACAAAGAAGTTGTTACTCAGCAGGACAAGCACGAGGAAGTAGCATTTATTGAAGAGATTGCCAGGACAGCGCCAATCAAGTACTTACACCGGTATTTAGTGCTCAAGGGAGTCGCGTCTCAAGACTATGAGGACTTCAAGAGAATGCTGACATCGCTATGGTTCGATTTGTATGGAAGAGGTGGCAGTTCTAGCAGCTCTTCTGCATTTGAGCATGTGTTCGTTGGTGAGATCAAGGGACGACGAGGACAGGGAGAGAATGAGGTCTCAGGATTCCATAATTGGATTCAGGCAAGTTCTTGTAATGTTACAACAGTTCTTGTATTCCTTGCATAAAAATTACTCTGATTGGTATTTCGTGAAACAATTGCAGTTTTACCTGGAAGAAGCCAATGGGAATGTGGATTACCAAGGTTACATATTCCCAAGGAGGCGTGGGGAATCGGTAAGTATCTAGTCTTAAAATTGATAGACAAGATGAACTTGATTATGAGTAATGGAGCTAAAATGTGCAATGCTCCTTTTGGCAGCCTGATTCAGAGACACAGCTATTGACTATTCAGTTTGAGTGGCACGGTGTTCTGAAATCGGTATCCAGCACTCTGATTGGTGTCAGCCCTGAGTTTGAGGTTGCACTCTACACGCTCTGCTTCTTTATGGGAGGGGAAGATAACCGCGTTGAGATTGGCCCGTACGGAGTAAACATCAAGTGCTACCGAATGGGAAACAGCAAAATTGGGTCAGCATTTCCAATTGCAGATAACTGAATTCGTTCCATGCCTGCTCCTGCGTGTAT
This window of the Oryza sativa Japonica Group chromosome 4, ASM3414082v1 genome carries:
- the LOC4336547 gene encoding uncharacterized protein, with product MQILPKPLDHPAPTPPPPHPGRSQQPIRSPTPLFASPIAPWPRAKPEGGERRGSSVAMDGLIKGLINVAIDAVEGAGRGERGGEDDAPRRHRPAREEEEGRGDERSRSTWAEVVSDHKGGEAEERPDHRNSRRDGRQERREDGDWERVDGRKQHQHNQYEEEYRRDSSSRRPQQHQQAPAYRRQQQDGDERNDGGWQTVGEKKHHGRPQQSEAWNAYRRPPSEQQYCEDAGQIHHGLNVEPTREELNSLSRACSRLWELDMNRLTPGKDYRIECGEGKKVYQKGDMASETLFSWLGDDVLRKPTYSRFCALLDNYNPHQGYKEVVTQQDKHEEVAFIEEIARTAPIKYLHRYLVLKGVASQDYEDFKRMLTSLWFDLYGRGGSSSSSSAFEHVFVGEIKGRRGQGENEVSGFHNWIQFYLEEANGNVDYQGYIFPRRRGESPDSETQLLTIQFEWHGVLKSVSSTLIGVSPEFEVALYTLCFFMGGEDNRVEIGPYGVNIKCYRMGNSKIGSAFPIADN